One region of Anas acuta chromosome Z, bAnaAcu1.1, whole genome shotgun sequence genomic DNA includes:
- the LOC137847679 gene encoding avidin-like isoform X1: MGSLRCCLLLALALLGLHPAAAGKCDLQGLWRNELGSNMTLLALDMDGTFSGSYHTAVAATDKQILVSPLQGALQPPGTKGQQPTFGFTVQWQFAAPISPHADSTTVFVGQCFVDRRGKEVLETAWLLREGVPSRRDVWKATRVGTSVFTRVK; this comes from the exons ATGGGGAGCCTccgctgctgcctcctgctcgcCCTGGCCCTGCTTGGCCTCCACCCCGCTGCCGCCGGGAAG TGTGACCTGCAGGGCCTCTGGAGGAACGAGCTGGGCTCCAACATGACCCTCTTGGCCCTGGACATGGACGGGACCTTCTCCGGCTCCTACCACACCGCGGTGGCAGCCACCGACAAACAGATCCTGGTGTCCCCTCTGCAAggagccctgcagcctcccggCACCAAGGGGCAGCAGCCCACCTTCGGCTTCACCGTGCAGTGGCAGTTTGCAG cccccatTTCACCCCACGCAGACTCCACCACCGTCTTTGTGGGCCAGTGCTTCGTGGACCGCCGCGGGAAGGAGGTGCTGGAGACCGCCTGGCTCCTGCGGGAAGGGGTCCCCTCCCGCAGGGACGTCTGGAAGGCCACCAG GGTTGGCACCTCCGTCTTCACTCGCGTCAAGTGA
- the LOC137847678 gene encoding avidin-like, whose translation MGSGAFALALFLALVVCISPAERKCQLSGLWRNEQDSLMEISALTDDGGFQGEYLTRVTLAGGCPRVSPLKGAQQQPSEVASPTFAFTVRWDIFSNATTTFAGQCFVEASGREVLSTTWLLREAVGSLEEDWKATRVGRNIFTRKRAPGGKILHSLSSSCEDAASPTP comes from the exons ATGGGGAGCGGTGCCTTTGCCCTGGCCCTGTTCCTGGCCCTGGTGGTGTGCATCAGCCCCGCGGAGAGGAAG TGCCAGCTCAGCGGGCTGTGGAGGAACGAGCAGGACTCGCTGATGGAGATTTCGGCACTGACCGACGACGGCGGCTTCCAGGGCGAGTACCTCACCCGGGTGACCCTCGCCGGCGGCTGTCCCCGCGTCTCCCCACTGaagggagcccagcagcagcccagtgAGGTGGCATCACCCACTTTTGCCTTCACCGTGCGGTGGGACATCTTCTCCA ATGCCACCACCACCTTCGCTGGGCAGTGCTTCGTGGAGGCGAGCGGgagggaggtgctgagcaccacATGGCTGCTGCGCGAAGCCGTCGGGTCCCTGGAGGAGGACTGGAAAGCCACCAG GGTGGGCAGAAACATCTTCACGCGCAAACGTGCCCCAGGAGGGAAGATCCTACACAGCTTGTCCTCGTCCTGTGAGGATGCGGCTTCACCCACCCCGTGA
- the LOC137847680 gene encoding avidin-like → MVPTTSLLLLLGLALLAPGLSAEKCVLTGLWINDLGSNMTIGAVNSNGEFTGTYHTAVTATTKEIKISPLRGNQHSSNQKSQPTFGFTVKWSFSDSTTVFTGQCFVDEHGKEILKTMWLLRSHVNSIDEDWKATRVGINTFTRLRKRWE, encoded by the exons ATGGTGCCGACgacctccctcctgctgctgctcggcctggccctgctggccccCGGCCTCTCTGCTGAGAAG TGCGTGCTGACCGGGCTCTGGATCAACGACCTGGGCTCCAACATGACCATCGGGGCTGTGAACAGCAATGGTGAGTTCACCGGCACCTACCACACGGCTGTGACGGCCACGACAAAAGAGATCAAAATATCACCGCTCAGGGGaaaccagcacagcagcaaccagaagagCCAGCCCACCTTCGGCTTCACCGTCAAGTGGAGCTTTTCAG ACTCCACCACCGTCTTCACGGGCCAGTGCTTCGTGGATGAGCACGGCAAGGAGATCCTGAAGACCATGTGGCTCCTGCGGTCACACGTCAACAGCATCGATGAGGACTGGAAAGCCACCAG GGTCGGCATCAACACCTTCACCCGCCTGCGCAAGCGCTGGGAGTGA
- the LOC137847681 gene encoding avidin-like, producing the protein MVPTTSLLLLLGLALLAPGLSADQCDLTGSWTNDLGSNMTIMAVNNNGEFAGTFHTAVMTTTKEIKASPLVGIQHIKTQPTFGFTVNWNFTDSTAVFTGQCFVDTDGKETLKTMWLLQSHANSIKEDWNATTVGTDTFTRRPEVME; encoded by the exons ATGGTGCCGACgacctccctcctgctgctgctcggcctggccctgctggccccCGGCCTCTCTGCTGACCAG TGCGATCTGACCGGGAGCTGGACCAACGACCTGGGCTCCAACATGACCATCATGGCTGTGAACAACAATGGTGAGTTCGCTGGCACCTTCCACACCGCTGTGATGACCACGACAAAAGAGATCAAAGCATCACCTCTGGTGGGAATCCAGCACATCAAGACCCAGCCCACTTTTGGCTTCACTGTCAACTGGAATTTTACAG ACTCCACCGCCGTCTTCACGGGCCAGTGCTT TGTGGACACAGACGGCAAGGAGACCCTGAAGACCATGTGGCTCCTGCAGTCACACGCCAACAGCATCAAAGAGGACTGGAATGCCACCAC GGTCGGCACCGACACCTTCACCCGCCGGCCAGAAGTGATGGAGTGA
- the LOC137847676 gene encoding avidin-like isoform X2: protein MVEPPRLHNPTPDRAATCSPVAIKRRGSPARSTDTCPPAAEMVPTTSLLLLLGLALLAPGLSADQCVLTGNWTNDLGSNMTIGKLSNGEFAGTYHTAVTTTKKEIKISPLVGTQHSNTQPTFGFTVNWNFTDSTTVFTGQCFVDEHGKETLKTMWLLRSHVDSIEDDWKATMVGTNTFTRLHTHLE, encoded by the exons ATGGTGGAACCACCCCGATTGCACAACCCAACCCCGGACAGAGCTGCCACCTGCAGTCCCGTGGCAATAAAAAGGCGAGGGAGCCCTGCAAGGAGCACAGACACCTGTCCGCCTGCTGCAGAGATGGTGCCGACgacctccctcctgctgctgctcggcctggccctgctggccccCGGCCTCTCTGCTGACCAG TGTGTGCTGACCGGGAACTGGACCAACGACCTGGGCTCCAACATGACCATCGGGAAGCTGAGCAACGGCGAGTTCGCTGGCACCTATCACACGGCTGTGACGACCACAAAAAAAGAGATCAAAATATCACCTCTGGTGGGAACCCAGCACAGCAACACCCAGCCCACTTTTGGCTTCACTGTCAACTGGAATTTTACAG ACTCCACCACCGTCTTCACGGGCCAGTGCTTTGTGGACGAGCACGGCAAGGAGACCCTGAAGACCATGTGGCTCCTGCGGTCACACGTCGAcagcatcgaagatgactggAAAGCCACCAT GGTCGGCACCAACACCTTCACCCGCCTGCACACGCACTTGGAGTGA
- the GBA2 gene encoding non-lysosomal glucosylceramidase: MAGAGPGPGPGPLMGGYQGAARGRGVVAAGWRLCLAHRFPQPRRPYGAGDVPLRDVLRHVGLALRYFRWWYKKTCIEKKSAFIDLLCAVPLQQIYGCPLGGIGGGTITRGWRGEFCRWQLNPGKYHYGTVIADQFTVCLRRKGQTVYQQVLSVEKPSKLQGWNWGYCGHYAFYHALYPRAWMVYELPGQNVVLTCRQVSPVIPHDYKDSSLPVAVFIWEVENGNEEPVEVSIMFSMQNGTGTKADKSGGHWNEPFALQEGGERVAGVLLHHCTPTNPFTFAVAAREKAGTAVTHLTAFDPAGSGRDVWQDLLQDGKLESPSGRSSVTAKGEETAAAVCATCTVPARGHRTLELALAWDMPRVHFGSKEKLHLRRYTRFFGSNGDAAPALVRYALAHYEEWERKIDAWQKPVLENSQLPSWYKSALFNELYFLTDGGTVWLELPHDCLPQELQTPGVASLSHLLPVLREYGRFAYLEGQEYRMYNTYDVHFYASFALVMLWPKLQISLQYDIAVTVINEDVEPRQYLMSGQTAQVKLKNVVPHDIGDPDDEPWQRVNAYLIHDTANWKDLNLKFVLQVYRDYYLTHDAPYLRDMWPVCQAVMESELRFDTDNDGLIENGGFADQTYDAWVVNGASAYCGGLWLAAVRVMCEMAEVLGDKETRQKYSGILQKGKEAFERLLWNGKYYNYDSSGSSTSSSIMSDQCAGQWFLGACGLDQGELEVFPKSHVISALQTIFEKNVMGFAGGTMGAVNGMCPSGVPDTSSVQSSEVWIGVVYALAATMIQEGMVQEGFHTAAGCYRTVWEQLGMAFQTPEAYCEKKVYRSLAYMRPLSIWSMQLALESRAGRAPRAPPAPSSPVPGGSEQSNGDNLGPVASAGSQGPCPVPSSL, from the exons atggcgggcgcggggccggggccggggccggggccgctgaTGGGGGGCTACCagggggcggcgcggggccgcggcgTGGTGGCGGCCGGCTGGCGGCTCTGCCTCGCACACCGCTTCCCGCAGCCCCGCCGGCCCTACGGAGCCGGGGATGTGCCGCTGCGGGATGTCCTGAGGCACGTCGGCTTGGCGCTGCG GTATTTCAGGTGGTGGTACAAGAAAACCTGCATCGAGAAGAAATCGGCCTTCATTGACCTCCTGTGTGCCGTCCCTCTCCAGCAGATCTACG GCTGCCCGCTGGGCGGGATCGGTGGCGGCACCATCACGCGCGGCTGGCGGGGCGAGTTCTGCCGCTGGCAGCTGAACCCCGGGAAATACCACTACGGGACGGTCATCGCCGACCAG TTCACGGTGTGCCTGCGTCGCAAGGGGCAGACGGTTTACCAGCAGGTCCTGTCCGTGGAGAAACCCAGcaagctgcagggctggaaCTGGGGGTACTGCGGGCACTACGCCTTCTACCACGCGCTGTACCCTCGCGCCTGGATGGTCTACGAGCTGCCGGGGCAAAACGTGGTGCTCACGTGCCGGCAGGTCTCCCCGGTCATCCCCCATGACTACAAG GACTCCAGCCTGCCGGTGGCAGTGTTCATCTGGGAGGTGGAGAATGGCAACGAGGAGCCCGTGGAGGTGTCCATCATGTTCAGCATGCAGAACGGCACGGGCACGAAGGCGGACAAGAGTGGGGGGCACTGGAACGAGCCCTTCGCCCTGCAGGAGGGCGGCGAGCGGGTGGCTGGCGTCCTGCTGCACCACTGCACCCCCACGAACCCCTTCACGTTTGCCGTGGCTGCCCGGGAGAAG GCTGGCACGGCCGTCACCCACCTTACTGCGTTTGATCCCGCGGGGTCGGGCAGGGACGTGTGGCAAGACCTCCTGCAGGATGGCAAGCTGGAGTCCCCCTCTG GTAGAAGCAGTGTGACAGCAAAGGGGgaggagacagcagcagccGTGTGTGCCACCTGCACGGTGCCCGCACGTGGCCACCGGACACTGGAGCTGGCCCTGGCATGGGACATGCCCCGCGTCCACTTCGGCTCCAAGGAGAAGCTGCACCTCAG GCGGTACACGCGCTTCTTCGGCAGCAACGGGGACGCGGCTCCTGCCCTGGTGCGCTATGCCCTGGCACACTATGAGGAGTGGGAGAGGAAGATCGACGCGTGGCAGAAGCCAGTCCTGGAGAACAG CCAGCTGCCCTCCTGGTACAAGTCGGCGCTGTTCAACGAGCTGTACTTCCTGACGGACGGGGGCACCGTCTggctggagctgccccacgACTGcctcccccaggagctgcagacgCCGGGGGTGGCCAGCCTGTCCCACCTCCTCCCTGTCCTGCGGGAGTACGGAAGGTTTGCTTATTTAGAAG GGCAGGAGTACCGCATGTACAACACCTACGACGTCCACTTCTACGCCTCCTTCGCCCTCGTCATGCTGTGGCCCAAGCTGCAGATCAGCCTGCAGTACGACATCG CCGTCACGGTGATAAACGAGGATGTGGAGCCCCGGCAGTACCTGATGAGCGGCCAGACGGCACAGGTGAAGCTGAAAAACGTGGTGCCCCACGACATCGGGGACCCAG ATGACGAGCCCTGGCAGCGCGTCAACGCCTACCTGATCCATGACACGGCCAACTGGAAGGACCTGAACCTGAAGTTCGTGCTGCAGGTGTATCGCGACTACTACCTGACGCACGACGCGCCGTACCTGCGGGACATGTGGCCGGTCTGCCAG GCCGTGATGGAGTCGGAGCTGAGGTTTGACACGGACAACGATGGGCTGATCGAGAACGGGGGCTTCGCCGACCAGACGTACGACGCGTGGGTGGTGAACGGAGCCAG TGCCTACTGCGGGGGGCTGTGGCTGGCGGCTGTCCGGGTGATGTGCGAGAtggcagaggtgctgggggaCAAGGAGACCCGGCAGAAGTACAGCGGCATCCTGCAGAAGGGCAAGGAGGCCTTCGAGAGGTTGCTGTGGAACG GAAAATACTACAACTACGACAGCAGCGggagcagcacctccagcagcatcaTGTCGGATCAGTGTGCGGGGCAGTGGTTCCTGGGGGCGTGTGGCCTGGACCAGGGGGAGCTGGAG GTCTTCCCCAAGAGCCACGTCATCAGCGCCCTGCAGACCATCTTTGAGAAGAACGTCATGGGCTTCGCCGGCGGCACCATGGGGGCAGTGAACGGCATGTGTCCCAGCGGCGTGCCCGACACCTCCAGCGTGCAGTCCAGCGAGGTGTGGATCGGCGTGGTCTACGCCTTGGCTGCCACCATGATCCAGGAG GGGATGGTGCAGGAGGGCTTTCATACGGCTGCGGGCTGCTACAGGACCGTGTGGGAGCAGCTGGGCATGGCCTTCCAGACCCCTGAAGCCTACTGTGAGAAGAAAGTCTACCGCTCGCTGGCTTACATGCGGCCCCTCAGCATCTGGAGCATGCAGCTGGCCCTGGAGAGCCGAGCTGGCCGGGCACCCcgtgcccccccggccccctccagCCCTGTGCCTGGTGGCAGCGAGCAAAGCAATGGGGATAACCTGGGCCCTGTGGCCTCGGCTGGAAGTCAGGGACCTTGTCCCGTGCCTTCCTCTCTTTAA
- the LOC137847677 gene encoding avidin-like — protein MVEASRLHNPTPDRAATCSPVAIKRRGSPARSTDTCPPAAEMVPTTSLLLLLGLALLAPGLSAHQCDLTGSWTNDLGSNMTIGKLSNGEFAGTYITAVTTMKKEIKASPMVGTQHSNTQPTFGFTVNWNFTDSTTVFTGQCFVDEHGKEILKTMWLLRSHANSIDDDWKATRVGINTFTRRPEVME, from the exons ATGGTGGAAGCATCCCGATTGCACAACCCAACCCCGGACAGAGCTGCCACCTGCAGTCCCGTGGCAATAAAAAGGCGAGGGAGCCCTGCGAGGAGCACAGACACCTGTCCGCCTGCTGCAGAGATGGTGCCGACgacctccctcctgctgctgctcggcctggccctgctggccccCGGCCTCTCTGCTCACCAG TGCGATCTGACCGGGAGCTGGACCAACGACCTGGGCTCCAACATGACCATCGGGAAGCTGAGCAACGGCGAGTTCGCTGGCACCTACATCACGGCTGTGACGACCATGAAAAAAGAGATCAAAGCATCACCTATGGTGGGAACCCAGCACAGCAACACCCAGCCCACTTTTGGCTTCACTGTCAACTGGAATTTTACAG ACTCCACCACCGTCTTCACGGGCCAGTGCTTCGTGGATGAGCACGGCAAGGAGATCCTGAAGACCATGTGGCTCCTGCGGTCACACGCCAacagcatcgatgacgactggAAAGCCACCAG GGTCGGTATCAACACCTTCACCCGCCGGCCAGAAGTGATGGAGTGA
- the LOC137847676 gene encoding avidin-like isoform X1, producing MVEPPRLHNPTPDRAATCSPVAIKRRGSPARSTDTCPPAAEMVPTTSLLLLLGLALLAPGLSADQPQCVLTGNWTNDLGSNMTIGKLSNGEFAGTYHTAVTTTKKEIKISPLVGTQHSNTQPTFGFTVNWNFTDSTTVFTGQCFVDEHGKETLKTMWLLRSHVDSIEDDWKATMVGTNTFTRLHTHLE from the exons ATGGTGGAACCACCCCGATTGCACAACCCAACCCCGGACAGAGCTGCCACCTGCAGTCCCGTGGCAATAAAAAGGCGAGGGAGCCCTGCAAGGAGCACAGACACCTGTCCGCCTGCTGCAGAGATGGTGCCGACgacctccctcctgctgctgctcggcctggccctgctggccccCGGCCTCTCTGCTGACCAG CCCCAGTGTGTGCTGACCGGGAACTGGACCAACGACCTGGGCTCCAACATGACCATCGGGAAGCTGAGCAACGGCGAGTTCGCTGGCACCTATCACACGGCTGTGACGACCACAAAAAAAGAGATCAAAATATCACCTCTGGTGGGAACCCAGCACAGCAACACCCAGCCCACTTTTGGCTTCACTGTCAACTGGAATTTTACAG ACTCCACCACCGTCTTCACGGGCCAGTGCTTTGTGGACGAGCACGGCAAGGAGACCCTGAAGACCATGTGGCTCCTGCGGTCACACGTCGAcagcatcgaagatgactggAAAGCCACCAT GGTCGGCACCAACACCTTCACCCGCCTGCACACGCACTTGGAGTGA
- the LOC137847679 gene encoding avidin-like isoform X2, producing MGSLRCCLLLALALLGLHPAAAGKCDLQGLWRNELGSNMTLLALDMDGTFSGSYHTAVAATDKQILVSPLQGALQPPGTKGQQPTFGFTVQWQFADSTTVFVGQCFVDRRGKEVLETAWLLREGVPSRRDVWKATRVGTSVFTRVK from the exons ATGGGGAGCCTccgctgctgcctcctgctcgcCCTGGCCCTGCTTGGCCTCCACCCCGCTGCCGCCGGGAAG TGTGACCTGCAGGGCCTCTGGAGGAACGAGCTGGGCTCCAACATGACCCTCTTGGCCCTGGACATGGACGGGACCTTCTCCGGCTCCTACCACACCGCGGTGGCAGCCACCGACAAACAGATCCTGGTGTCCCCTCTGCAAggagccctgcagcctcccggCACCAAGGGGCAGCAGCCCACCTTCGGCTTCACCGTGCAGTGGCAGTTTGCAG ACTCCACCACCGTCTTTGTGGGCCAGTGCTTCGTGGACCGCCGCGGGAAGGAGGTGCTGGAGACCGCCTGGCTCCTGCGGGAAGGGGTCCCCTCCCGCAGGGACGTCTGGAAGGCCACCAG GGTTGGCACCTCCGTCTTCACTCGCGTCAAGTGA